The segment ACCATTTGGCGCTAAAAGTCCATATACACCACTTTCAAATTCTAAGTTAATATTTTTTAGTGCGCAAAAATCCCCAAAACTTTTTCCTACATTTTTTATTTCTAACACATTACATCACTCCTTTTATACTTGTAAATTTAATAAGTTCTTTTAGTTTTTTTATATAAAAATATACACATGTAAATGTTACAGCCGCGTATACAACTATAGGTAAGGACATAAGTATATTCATGTATAAATCAATATTTACAAAACATAATATTGAATTAATAATAATCCATCCTATAATAACTAAATACTTAGTAACCCTTGAAGGTATCTTAAGTACTAAATATAAAAATAAATAAGAAAATAAAAATAAAGATGTACTAGATATCATAAATGCTCTTATAAAATTTATCTCTTTATACTTAATAACAATAATCCCTATAACTACTACATTAAAAAAAATAGAAACTATGCTAAATATAAGCATTCTAAAAACTGCTAATTGATACAAATTATATTTACAGGTCATCTCTATTTCATAAGTTCCTCTTTCTTTTGTGCTTATAAATGATATTAATGAAAGTCCCAAATACAGAATAGGTGATATTATCATTATAAAAACATATATTTTATTAACTTTCATACAACTCATTTCTTGCCCTTGAAGAATTATTGATATAAATATCCCAAAAGCTACTAAACCAACAAAAATAATTTCTATTGCATCATGAAATAAATTGTTTAATCCTATCTGCTTGTACATATTTTTTATATACTTATAAAAAGATTGTTTTTCTTTTAATCCTTTATCTAAAATAATGTTTATTTGATTTTGTATAGTAATTTGATCTGGCATATCTATATAAAATTTTTCTTTATCCATTTTTACTCCTCACATATCTTTTTTATTTTTTTTATAAGAGAATAGTATTTTGTCTTTACTGTAGACTCAGGTATTTCAAGAGTTTTTGATATTTCTAAAAAAGTATATTCAGCAAATATCTTTAATCTAAATATTTGCTGCAGTAATTCATCAAACTTATCCACAGTGTTGATAATTTTTTGTATATCTTCTTTATATTCCACAGAAATAAAAACATCTCCATTATCATGAATTTCAGTATCCTCAATATTTATTGATATTTTTTTATATTTATAATGCTTTGATCTATAATAATCTATAATTTTATATGTAGATATTTTATATAACCAGGTTCTAAAAGAAGCTTTTTTATCATCATAAGTATTTATGGATTTTAACATATTTATAAATATTTCTTGTGTTAAATCCATGGACATTTCTTTATCCATAGTTTGCTTATACACATATGTGTATATCTCTTTATAATACCTAGTAATAAGCTCATTTGCGGCTTTTCTACTACTCTTTATTTTTATTTGTTTTATTAATTTCTTCTCATTATTCATTTTTCGCTCTCTTTCAATTAGCTTGATGATATTTGTAAATATATTTTATTTATTCCATTATTATATTCGTACTAGATTTTAAAATAGTTTTAAAATAAAAAATAATCCTATACCTAATTTAATAGATATAGAATTATTTTTTAAAATCCAGTAACTACATTATTTACTTTCCATGAATCCCCTTCTTTTATTATTTGTACAAATCTTCCGTCTAGGCCATCTTCATAAACAGATTTATTATCCTTCACTTTAATATAAAAATCAACATTATACCATTTGGAATTATCATTATCTGGATTTTTGACTCTCAATATTATTACTACTTTCAAAGATTTTATAGGACTTTCTTCAAATTCCTCGTTAAAAAGAATATCCCGTTCCATATTTATAGACATATTATCCATAATATTATTACAAGACATACACGCTAACTTAATTCTTTCATCCTGTGCATTAACTGCTTTATAATAAGTTTTTATTACTTGTCTAGGACTCATACTACTTATTTTTTTATAAAGTTCATCTTCAGTATTAATAAATCTCGTAATATCTTCAGTGAATTTTTTACCCGTTAAGTCTTTATATGATTTTCCATTTATAGCTATACAGCTGCCACCTTTATTACTCTGAAATCTTCCATCATCTATATATGCACCAATTATTTTTTCTTTATATTTTATTAAAATTCCCCTATTCATATACGCATCTTTCTTTGGAAATGTTTCTTTTAGATAATAAATTTCACAAGTTACCTTTTCACCTAAATAAGGCTCTATATTAAGACCAATAGCTTTACTTAATTGATTTACATATATCCAATATAATGTTTCTGGAAATTCTCCTGTTTTGTATTTAAGTTCTTTGGGTAAAGTTTTTTCAATGGAATTTATCTTAAAACAGGTAGTATAATTATATTTTTTAAAAAATTCTCTTCCGCCATCTACATTTGAAGTCATATTTGGAAATAGTTTAAGACTACTTGCATAATTAAAAAAACTATATTCAGGATATATTTTATTTTTTCTATATTTTATATATCCCCATTTACTTATATCATCATAAAAGAATGGTATAGTTTCTTTTTCACCTTTTTTATTAAATAATACTACTCTTCCTAAAGTTCCTCCATTTTCTCTTAAGTCTTTCCTTTCCATCTCTTTATTTTCAGCTTTTATTGAAGATTCCTTTATCATACTTATAATTTGACTTATTAATTGCTTATCCTTTACTACAACTGCATCCATTAATAACCCATCTTTCATATGATCTTCGTTATATTTAGAAATACGGTCATAAACTTTTATTTTACATACATCTTCAAACTTTATCTTACTCTCAAGTTCTTTATCTATTTTCTTTTCTATATTGTTTTTGCTTATAGTAGTTTTTTTCGCTACTCTTTTATTTTCACTCATCTTAATTTCAGCATTAGACATTAAAATTCCAACTAATGTTAATATGGCAATAACTGCAATTACTATTACTCTCTTTGTTGATTTTTTATACTTCATTATGCTTTTTACTCTACTTTTAATATTACTTTCACCAAATGCTAAGATTCCACCATTTATAAGCATATTTTGTTTTACAGAAAGATTAATTAATAAAGTCGCATAATCTCGTCTTATATCTTCATCAAATATTTCCATAACTTTCTCATCACAGGACATTTCCATATCCTTTTGAGATAATAGAAAACTTATCCACACCAGTGGATTAAACCAGTGCATACACAGTGCAAAAACTGCTAGTATTTTCATAATATTATCAAATCTTTTAATATGCACAATTTCATGAGTTATTATATATTTTATTGCTAGTTTATCTTCACTTTCTACTAAAGATAATGGCAATACTATTCTTGGCATTATAGGGTTACAAACGACAGGAGTGTTTATTCTATCTGATACAAATATTTTTATTTTTCCATTTAACAATAATTTTTTACTACATTTATTTATTATTTCATCATCCTTGTATAAAACAGCCTCTTTTAATTTATTACTTGTTCTGATATACATAATAATACTACTTAAAAATAATAATATAAAACCTATAATCCATAATATTGGAAATTCTTTGATTATAAATTGTTTATATATGAATTTTTTATTATTAATTTTAGAAACATGGTTTTTTGTAGGTTTTACTGCTTTTATATTTTTAGTATTTTTAATTTCATTATCAACATTACTTAATGTACTATGATATGTATTATTTTCTTTTGATAAATTTTCTTTAGTTTCTTTAATGTTTTCCTGATATGTAGCTTGTATATTATCTTTCGATATATCTATAGCATTAAATACACTAAATACTGATGAAAATGAAATAGGCACAAGTAATCTAATAAGCACTAAAGACCACAAAACATAACTAAAAATTTTAGGAACTCGTTTATTAAATATTAATCTTATTATAAATATGATAACCGCTACTATAGATGCCGTTATACTCATGCTAAGTACTTTAGAAAATATACTGGAAAGCATGATTATTCCTCCCTTTCTTCATTTTCTTCAACTATTTTTCTAAGCTCATCAATTTCATCTTTATTTAATTTTTCTTTTTTAAGAAAAGTTGTAAAAAATAATTTTAAAGAACCTTCGTACAGCTTATCTATGTGTTCTTCTGTTTCTGCCCTTATAACTTCTTGACGATTTACTAAAAATGATACTATTGTATTTTTATTTTTAATAATCTCTCTTTCACATAGTCTTCTTATAACTGTATATGTAGTTGATTTTTTCCATCCAAGTTCTTCTTTTGCAAGCTTCACAAGCTCACTACTTTTTATATTGTTATTTTCCCAAATTATATTCATCAATCTGTATTCTGAATCAAAAATCTTTATTTCTCCCATAATATTCTCCTTTTCTTAATTTGGTCTACTACATTAAACCTTATTTTTAGTCTAATGTATTAAACCAATATTGTCAATAATTACACTTACTGTTATATAATAAAAAAAGTTGTGCCGATTTTAATTATTAAAATTGGTACAACCTTTTTTATAACTTTTATTAAAACTAATTTTTACTTAAACTTTTTAAAAATTTTTCTCGTGTAAATCCAAATTCTTTTTTCACTTCTTCATTTACTTCATCATTTATTTTCTTCATAATCTCATTATATCTTTTACAATCTTCATTAAGAATTTCTAAACACTTATCAAATTCATTTAATTTTTCTCCATTGGTTTCAAACATATCCTGTGCCATATCACAATTTTCATTAAAACTTTTTTTCCATGCTTCATTAGAGTATAACTCCTTACATGCTTCTACCATAGCTTTCTTCTGTTTTTCTATTTCTTCTTCTCCACCATTTAATATGTTATAAATATTAGTTTTTATATTACCTACACTGTTATCTAATTTATCATAATCTATATTAGCTAATTTCACAAACATTGGATTACTCTCATCTACACATTCCAAGTCATCTAAAATATCTACTAGTTTGATCCAAGCTTCTTTTTTCTCATCATTATCAATATAGATTTTTAAAAATGGTTCATATATGGAAACAACTATGCTACCAAAGTTTCCTGGAAAAATCCTTATTAAAGTTTCATATATATACTCTCTTTTTTCTTCCATTGAATACTCTAATGTTTCCCTTAATTTTTTAACCTCTTCTCCAACTACATAAAAATCTTTATTTTCTTTTTCTATAATATTACTTATAATAAGTTTGCTTTTTTCTAGATTACTTATGGAATCATTTATTGTTTTTAGAGTATCTTTCATAACCTTATCAATTGTTTTATTACCTTCTATTAATAATTTAATTTCACTTATTGGTATATCTAAAATTCTTAAGGATGCTATTAAGTTAAGTTTTATTATATCCTCTTCCGTATAATCTCTATAATTATTTTCACTATTTTTACTAGGATTTATAAGTCCTACACTCTCATAATATTTTATAGCTTTTTTAGTAAGACCTGTTTTCTCCGATGCTAATTTGATATTCATAAAAATTACCCCCAAACACAATTATTATACACTTAGTATAAAGGTATCTCTTGGGGGCAAGTCAATAATTTTTATATAATATATTTTTAATCTATATTGTACTTTTTAATATAAATCATTTTTATAACTTGAGTTAAAGCAACATAACAAAATAATGTAACTGCCAATACTAAATAATATAATAACGGTAATTTTGTAAATCCAAATACACTTGAAAGTGGAGAATTTACTAATACTACTCCTAAAATTACTATTAACAATGAAGTTATTGTAAGTGGTTTACTTGCTCTACTTTCAATGAATGGTATCTTATTTGTTCTAATTACATGTATTATAAGTGTTTGAGTAAATAATGATTCAAGAAACCATCCTGTTTGGAATAAAGCAGGATTATTCCAAGCTTTAAATATATATAACATAACAAAATAAGTTGTATAATCAAATATTGAACTAATTGGTCCTATGTAAATAATAAACCTTTTTATATCATCTACAGACCACTTTCTTGGTTTTGCTATCCACTCTTCATCAACAGAATCTGTTGGTATTGTAGTTTGTGATAAATCATAT is part of the Clostridium botulinum genome and harbors:
- a CDS encoding RNA polymerase sigma factor, with product MNNEKKLIKQIKIKSSRKAANELITRYYKEIYTYVYKQTMDKEMSMDLTQEIFINMLKSINTYDDKKASFRTWLYKISTYKIIDYYRSKHYKYKKISINIEDTEIHDNGDVFISVEYKEDIQKIINTVDKFDELLQQIFRLKIFAEYTFLEISKTLEIPESTVKTKYYSLIKKIKKICEE
- a CDS encoding M56 family metallopeptidase — protein: MLSSIFSKVLSMSITASIVAVIIFIIRLIFNKRVPKIFSYVLWSLVLIRLLVPISFSSVFSVFNAIDISKDNIQATYQENIKETKENLSKENNTYHSTLSNVDNEIKNTKNIKAVKPTKNHVSKINNKKFIYKQFIIKEFPILWIIGFILLFLSSIIMYIRTSNKLKEAVLYKDDEIINKCSKKLLLNGKIKIFVSDRINTPVVCNPIMPRIVLPLSLVESEDKLAIKYIITHEIVHIKRFDNIMKILAVFALCMHWFNPLVWISFLLSQKDMEMSCDEKVMEIFDEDIRRDYATLLINLSVKQNMLINGGILAFGESNIKSRVKSIMKYKKSTKRVIVIAVIAILTLVGILMSNAEIKMSENKRVAKKTTISKNNIEKKIDKELESKIKFEDVCKIKVYDRISKYNEDHMKDGLLMDAVVVKDKQLISQIISMIKESSIKAENKEMERKDLRENGGTLGRVVLFNKKGEKETIPFFYDDISKWGYIKYRKNKIYPEYSFFNYASSLKLFPNMTSNVDGGREFFKKYNYTTCFKINSIEKTLPKELKYKTGEFPETLYWIYVNQLSKAIGLNIEPYLGEKVTCEIYYLKETFPKKDAYMNRGILIKYKEKIIGAYIDDGRFQSNKGGSCIAINGKSYKDLTGKKFTEDITRFINTEDELYKKISSMSPRQVIKTYYKAVNAQDERIKLACMSCNNIMDNMSINMERDILFNEEFEESPIKSLKVVIILRVKNPDNDNSKWYNVDFYIKVKDNKSVYEDGLDGRFVQIIKEGDSWKVNNVVTGF
- a CDS encoding BlaI/MecI/CopY family transcriptional regulator, which codes for MGEIKIFDSEYRLMNIIWENNNIKSSELVKLAKEELGWKKSTTYTVIRRLCEREIIKNKNTIVSFLVNRQEVIRAETEEHIDKLYEGSLKLFFTTFLKKEKLNKDEIDELRKIVEENEEREE
- a CDS encoding MerR family transcriptional regulator; protein product: MNIKLASEKTGLTKKAIKYYESVGLINPSKNSENNYRDYTEEDIIKLNLIASLRILDIPISEIKLLIEGNKTIDKVMKDTLKTINDSISNLEKSKLIISNIIEKENKDFYVVGEEVKKLRETLEYSMEEKREYIYETLIRIFPGNFGSIVVSIYEPFLKIYIDNDEKKEAWIKLVDILDDLECVDESNPMFVKLANIDYDKLDNSVGNIKTNIYNILNGGEEEIEKQKKAMVEACKELYSNEAWKKSFNENCDMAQDMFETNGEKLNEFDKCLEILNEDCKRYNEIMKKINDEVNEEVKKEFGFTREKFLKSLSKN